From one Macaca nemestrina isolate mMacNem1 chromosome 3, mMacNem.hap1, whole genome shotgun sequence genomic stretch:
- the LOC105487733 gene encoding replication factor C subunit 1 isoform X1 produces the protein MDIRKFFGVIPSGKKLVTETVKKNEKTKSDEETLKAKKGIKEIKVNSSRKEDDFKQKQPSKKKRIIYDSDSESEETLQVKNAKKQPEKPPVSSKPGKISRQDPVTYISETDEEDDFMCKKAASKSKENGRSTNSHLGTSNMKKNEENTKTKNKPLSPIKLTPTSVLDYFGTGSVQRSNKKMVASKRKELSQNTNESGLNDEAIAKQLQLDEDAELERQLHEDEEFARTLAMLDEEPKTKKARKDTEEGETFSSVQANLNKAEKRKYPHKVKTEQFSDERKSYSPRKQTKYESSKEPQQHSKSSADKIGEVSSPKASSKLAIMKRKEESAYKEIESVASKRKENAVELKGETKTPKKTKSSPAKKESISPEDSEKKRTNYQAYRSYLNREGPKALGSKEIPKGAENCLEGLIFVITGVLESIERDEAKSLIERYGGKVTGNVSKKTNYLVMGRDSGQSKSDKAAALGTKIIDEDGLLNLIRTMPGKKSKYEIAVETEMKKESKLERTPQKNVQGKRKISPSKKESESKKSKPTSKRDSLAKTIKKETDVFWRGLDFKEQVAEETSGDSKARNLADDSSENKVENLLWVDKYKPTSLKTIIGQQGDQSCANKLLRWLRNWHKSSSEDKKHAAKFGKFSGKDDGSSFKAALLSGPPGVGKTTTASLVCQELGYSYVELNASDTRSKSSLKAIVAESLSNTSIKGFYSNGAASSVSTKHALIMDEVDGMAGNEDRGGIQELIGLIKHTKIPIICMCNDRNHPKIRSLVHYCFDLRFQRPRVEQIKGAMMSIAFKEGLKIPPPAMNEIILGANQDIRQVLHNLSMWCARSKALTYDQAKADSHRAKKDIKMGPFDVARKVFAAGEETAHMSLMDKSDLFFHDYSIAPLFVQENYIHVKPVAAGGDMKKHLMLLSRAADSICDGDLVDSQIRSKQNWSLLPTQAIYASVLPGELMRGFMTQFPTFPSWLGKHSSTGKHDRIVQDLALHMSLRTYSSKRTVNMDYLSHLRDALVQPLTLQGVDGVQDVVALMDTYYLMKEDFENIMEISSWGGKPSPFSKLDPKVKAAFTRAYNKEAHLTPYSLQAIKASRHSTSPSLDSEYNEELNEDDSQSDEKDQDAIETDAMIKKKTKPSKPSKPEKDKEPRKGKGKSSKK, from the exons ATGAAGAAGATGACTTTATGTGTAAGAAGGCGGCCTCTAAATCAAAAGAGAATGGAAGATCTACAAATAGTCATCTTGGAAcatcaaacatgaaaaagaatgaagaaaacactAAGACCAAGAATAAGCCTTTATCACCAATAAAACTTACACCCACATCAGTGCTTGATTATTTTGGAACTGGAAGTGTCCAAAGATCTAATAAGAAGATGGTGGCAAGCAAAAGAAAAGAG CTTTCACAAAATACAAATGAGTCTGGATTAAATGATGAAGCCATCGCCAAGCAATTACAGCTTGATGAAGATGCAGAG CTGGAGAGGCAGTTGCATGAAGATGAAGAGTTTGCCAGAACATTAGCCATGTTGGATGAAGAACCCAAGACCAAAAAG gCTCGAAAGGACACAGAAGAGGGAGAAACATTTTCATCTGTCCAAGCCAAtttaaataaagcagaaaaacgTAAATATCCTCATAAAG tAAAAACAGAACAATTTTCAGATGAAAGAAAGAGCTACAGTCCTAGGAAGCAAACTAAATATGAAAGTTCAAAAGAACCTCAGCAACATTCCAAGTCATCAGCTGACAAAATAGGAGAAGTCTCTTCTCCCAAGGCCAGTTCTAAGCTGGCaattatgaaaagaaaagaagagagcgCTTATAAAGAAATAGAGTCCGTggcctcaaaaagaaaagaaaatgccgtTGAATTGAAAGGAGAGACAAAAACTCCTAAGAAAACCAAAAGTTCTCCAGCTAAAAAAGAG TCTATAAGTCCTGAAGATTCTGAAAAGAAACGCACTAATTATCAAGCTTATCGAAGCTACTTAAATCGAGAAGGTCCCAAGGCTCTGGGCTCCAAAGAAATACCAAAG GGAGCTGAAAATTGCTTGGAAGGCCTTATATTTGTAATCACAGGCGTGCTGGAGTCTATTGAACGAGATGAGGCCAAATCTCTAATTGAACGTTATGGGGGAAAAGTAACAGGAAAtgtcagcaagaaaacaaattacCTTGTCATGGGTCGTGATAGTGGACAGTCCAAGAGTGATAAG GCCGCAGCCCTGGGGACAAAAATTATTGATGAAGATGGCCTGTTGAATCTGATTCGAACTATGCCAGGCAAGAAATCCAAGTACGAAATAGCAGTTGAAACTGAG atgaagaaagagTCCAAACTGGAGAGAACACCCCAAAAAAATGTTcaaggcaaaagaaaaattagtccATCTAAAAAGGAATCGGAATCTAAAAAGAGCAAGCCGACTTCTAAAAGGGACAGTTTGGCaaagacaataaaaaaggaaacagatgTGTTTTGGAGAGGCCTGGATTTCAAGGAGCAGGTGGCCGAGGAAACAAGTGGTGACAGCAAGGCTAGGAATTTGGCTGATGacagcagtgaaaacaaagtGGAAAATTTGCTCTGGGTGGATAAATACAAGCCAACCTCACTCAAGACCATAATTGGACAGCAAGGTGACCAGAGCTGTGCCAACAAACTCCTACGCTGGCTCCGAAACTGGCACAAGAGTTCTTCTGAAGATAAAAAACACG CAGCAAAGTTTGGTAAATTTTCCGGCAAAGATGATGGCTCTAGTTTTAAAGCAGCGTTGCTGTCAGGCCCTCCTGGTGTTGGCAAAACCACCACAGCTTCCCTGGTGTGTCAG GAATTGGGATACAGCTACGTGGAACTGAATGCAAGTGACACCCGGAGTAAGAGCAGTTTGAAGGCGATTGTTGCTGAGTCACTGAGCAATACCAGCATCAAAGGCTTTTATTCAA ATGGAGCAGCCTCTTCAGTAAGCACGAAACATGCTCTCATCATGGATGAAGTAGATGGCATGGCAGGCAATGAGGATAGGGGAGGAATTCAG GAATTAATTGGCCTGATAAAACATACTAAAATTCCCATTATTTGTATGTGCAATGATAGAAATCATCCCAAGATTCGCTCTCTGGTTCATTATTGTTTTGATCTTCGTTTTCAAAGACCTCGGGTTGAACAGATTAAG GGTGCTATGATGTCTATTGCATTTAAAGAAGGTTTAAAGATTCCCCCTCcagcaatgaatgaaataattctGGGAGCCAATCAAGATATCAGACag GTTTTACATAATCTGAGTATGTGGTGTGCACGAAGTAAAGCATTAACCTATGACCAGGCCAAAGCTGATTCTCACAGAGCCAAAAAGGATAtcaaaatg GGCCCATTTGATGTTGCCCGGAAGGTGTTTGCAGCTGGAGAGGAGACTGCTCACATGTCACTTATGGACAAGTCAGATCTCTTTTTTCATGATTATTCAATAGCACCCCTCTTTGTCCAGGAAAATTACATACACGTGAAGCCTGTAGCAGCAGG GGGCGACATGAAAAAGCACTTGATGCTTTTAAGCAGAGCAGCAGACAGCATATGTGATGGTGACTTAGTGGACAGCCAGATCCGGAGTAAGCAAAACTGGAGTCTTCTGCCTACGCAG GCCATTTATGCCAGTGTTCTTCCTGGAGAGTTGATGAGAGGGTTCATGACCCAGTTTCCCACCTTCCCGAGCTGGCTGGGGAAGCACTCGTCTACAGGCAAACACGATCGTATTGTTCAGGACCTGGCCTTGCATATGAGTCTCAG AACTTACTCCAGCAAAAGGACTGTAAACATGGATTATCTGTCACATCTAAGGGATGCACTTGTACAGCCCTTGACCTTACAAGGAGTCGACGGGGTACAGGATGTTGTTGCACTTATGGACACATATTATTTGATGAAAGAAGACTTTGAGAATATCATGGAAATTAGCAGCTGGGGTGGCAAACCTAGTCCCTTTTCAAAGCTGGATCCCAAG GTGAAAGCAGCCTTCACAAGAGCTTACAATAAGGAAGCCCACCTTACTCCATATTCACTTCAAGCTATAAAGGCATCTAGACACAGCACAAGCCCATCCCTGGATTCGGAATACAATGAAGAGTTAAATGAAGATGACTCTCAATCTGATGAGAAAGACCAAGATGCTATAGAAACTGATGCCATGATCAAG aaaaagacaaaacctTCAAAGccttcaaaaccagaaaaagataaGGAGcccagaaaaggaaaaggaaaaagttcGAAGAAATGA
- the LOC105487733 gene encoding replication factor C subunit 1 isoform X2: MDIRKFFGVIPSGKKLVTETVKKNEKTKSDEETLKAKKGIKEIKVNSSRKEDDFKQKQPSKKKRIIYDSDSESEETLQVKNAKKQPEKPPVSSKPGKISRQDPVTYISETDEEDDFMCKKAASKSKENGRSTNSHLGTSNMKKNEENTKTKNKPLSPIKLTPTSVLDYFGTGSVQRSNKKMVASKRKELSQNTNESGLNDEAIAKQLQLDEDAELERQLHEDEEFARTLAMLDEEPKTKKARKDTEEGETFSSVQANLNKAEKRKYPHKVKTEQFSDERKSYSPRKQTKYESSKEPQQHSKSSADKIGEVSSPKASSKLAIMKRKEESAYKEIESVASKRKENAVELKGETKTPKKTKSSPAKKESISPEDSEKKRTNYQAYRSYLNREGPKALGSKEIPKGAENCLEGLIFVITGVLESIERDEAKSLIERYGGKVTGNVSKKTNYLVMGRDSGQSKSDKAAALGTKIIDEDGLLNLIRTMPGKKSKYEIAVETEMKKESKLERTPQKNVQGKRKISPSKKESESKKSKPTSKRDSLAKTIKKETDVFWRGLDFKEQVAEETSGDSKARNLADDSSENKVENLLWVDKYKPTSLKTIIGQQGDQSCANKLLRWLRNWHKSSSEDKKHAKFGKFSGKDDGSSFKAALLSGPPGVGKTTTASLVCQELGYSYVELNASDTRSKSSLKAIVAESLSNTSIKGFYSNGAASSVSTKHALIMDEVDGMAGNEDRGGIQELIGLIKHTKIPIICMCNDRNHPKIRSLVHYCFDLRFQRPRVEQIKGAMMSIAFKEGLKIPPPAMNEIILGANQDIRQVLHNLSMWCARSKALTYDQAKADSHRAKKDIKMGPFDVARKVFAAGEETAHMSLMDKSDLFFHDYSIAPLFVQENYIHVKPVAAGGDMKKHLMLLSRAADSICDGDLVDSQIRSKQNWSLLPTQAIYASVLPGELMRGFMTQFPTFPSWLGKHSSTGKHDRIVQDLALHMSLRTYSSKRTVNMDYLSHLRDALVQPLTLQGVDGVQDVVALMDTYYLMKEDFENIMEISSWGGKPSPFSKLDPKVKAAFTRAYNKEAHLTPYSLQAIKASRHSTSPSLDSEYNEELNEDDSQSDEKDQDAIETDAMIKKKTKPSKPSKPEKDKEPRKGKGKSSKK; this comes from the exons ATGAAGAAGATGACTTTATGTGTAAGAAGGCGGCCTCTAAATCAAAAGAGAATGGAAGATCTACAAATAGTCATCTTGGAAcatcaaacatgaaaaagaatgaagaaaacactAAGACCAAGAATAAGCCTTTATCACCAATAAAACTTACACCCACATCAGTGCTTGATTATTTTGGAACTGGAAGTGTCCAAAGATCTAATAAGAAGATGGTGGCAAGCAAAAGAAAAGAG CTTTCACAAAATACAAATGAGTCTGGATTAAATGATGAAGCCATCGCCAAGCAATTACAGCTTGATGAAGATGCAGAG CTGGAGAGGCAGTTGCATGAAGATGAAGAGTTTGCCAGAACATTAGCCATGTTGGATGAAGAACCCAAGACCAAAAAG gCTCGAAAGGACACAGAAGAGGGAGAAACATTTTCATCTGTCCAAGCCAAtttaaataaagcagaaaaacgTAAATATCCTCATAAAG tAAAAACAGAACAATTTTCAGATGAAAGAAAGAGCTACAGTCCTAGGAAGCAAACTAAATATGAAAGTTCAAAAGAACCTCAGCAACATTCCAAGTCATCAGCTGACAAAATAGGAGAAGTCTCTTCTCCCAAGGCCAGTTCTAAGCTGGCaattatgaaaagaaaagaagagagcgCTTATAAAGAAATAGAGTCCGTggcctcaaaaagaaaagaaaatgccgtTGAATTGAAAGGAGAGACAAAAACTCCTAAGAAAACCAAAAGTTCTCCAGCTAAAAAAGAG TCTATAAGTCCTGAAGATTCTGAAAAGAAACGCACTAATTATCAAGCTTATCGAAGCTACTTAAATCGAGAAGGTCCCAAGGCTCTGGGCTCCAAAGAAATACCAAAG GGAGCTGAAAATTGCTTGGAAGGCCTTATATTTGTAATCACAGGCGTGCTGGAGTCTATTGAACGAGATGAGGCCAAATCTCTAATTGAACGTTATGGGGGAAAAGTAACAGGAAAtgtcagcaagaaaacaaattacCTTGTCATGGGTCGTGATAGTGGACAGTCCAAGAGTGATAAG GCCGCAGCCCTGGGGACAAAAATTATTGATGAAGATGGCCTGTTGAATCTGATTCGAACTATGCCAGGCAAGAAATCCAAGTACGAAATAGCAGTTGAAACTGAG atgaagaaagagTCCAAACTGGAGAGAACACCCCAAAAAAATGTTcaaggcaaaagaaaaattagtccATCTAAAAAGGAATCGGAATCTAAAAAGAGCAAGCCGACTTCTAAAAGGGACAGTTTGGCaaagacaataaaaaaggaaacagatgTGTTTTGGAGAGGCCTGGATTTCAAGGAGCAGGTGGCCGAGGAAACAAGTGGTGACAGCAAGGCTAGGAATTTGGCTGATGacagcagtgaaaacaaagtGGAAAATTTGCTCTGGGTGGATAAATACAAGCCAACCTCACTCAAGACCATAATTGGACAGCAAGGTGACCAGAGCTGTGCCAACAAACTCCTACGCTGGCTCCGAAACTGGCACAAGAGTTCTTCTGAAGATAAAAAACACG CAAAGTTTGGTAAATTTTCCGGCAAAGATGATGGCTCTAGTTTTAAAGCAGCGTTGCTGTCAGGCCCTCCTGGTGTTGGCAAAACCACCACAGCTTCCCTGGTGTGTCAG GAATTGGGATACAGCTACGTGGAACTGAATGCAAGTGACACCCGGAGTAAGAGCAGTTTGAAGGCGATTGTTGCTGAGTCACTGAGCAATACCAGCATCAAAGGCTTTTATTCAA ATGGAGCAGCCTCTTCAGTAAGCACGAAACATGCTCTCATCATGGATGAAGTAGATGGCATGGCAGGCAATGAGGATAGGGGAGGAATTCAG GAATTAATTGGCCTGATAAAACATACTAAAATTCCCATTATTTGTATGTGCAATGATAGAAATCATCCCAAGATTCGCTCTCTGGTTCATTATTGTTTTGATCTTCGTTTTCAAAGACCTCGGGTTGAACAGATTAAG GGTGCTATGATGTCTATTGCATTTAAAGAAGGTTTAAAGATTCCCCCTCcagcaatgaatgaaataattctGGGAGCCAATCAAGATATCAGACag GTTTTACATAATCTGAGTATGTGGTGTGCACGAAGTAAAGCATTAACCTATGACCAGGCCAAAGCTGATTCTCACAGAGCCAAAAAGGATAtcaaaatg GGCCCATTTGATGTTGCCCGGAAGGTGTTTGCAGCTGGAGAGGAGACTGCTCACATGTCACTTATGGACAAGTCAGATCTCTTTTTTCATGATTATTCAATAGCACCCCTCTTTGTCCAGGAAAATTACATACACGTGAAGCCTGTAGCAGCAGG GGGCGACATGAAAAAGCACTTGATGCTTTTAAGCAGAGCAGCAGACAGCATATGTGATGGTGACTTAGTGGACAGCCAGATCCGGAGTAAGCAAAACTGGAGTCTTCTGCCTACGCAG GCCATTTATGCCAGTGTTCTTCCTGGAGAGTTGATGAGAGGGTTCATGACCCAGTTTCCCACCTTCCCGAGCTGGCTGGGGAAGCACTCGTCTACAGGCAAACACGATCGTATTGTTCAGGACCTGGCCTTGCATATGAGTCTCAG AACTTACTCCAGCAAAAGGACTGTAAACATGGATTATCTGTCACATCTAAGGGATGCACTTGTACAGCCCTTGACCTTACAAGGAGTCGACGGGGTACAGGATGTTGTTGCACTTATGGACACATATTATTTGATGAAAGAAGACTTTGAGAATATCATGGAAATTAGCAGCTGGGGTGGCAAACCTAGTCCCTTTTCAAAGCTGGATCCCAAG GTGAAAGCAGCCTTCACAAGAGCTTACAATAAGGAAGCCCACCTTACTCCATATTCACTTCAAGCTATAAAGGCATCTAGACACAGCACAAGCCCATCCCTGGATTCGGAATACAATGAAGAGTTAAATGAAGATGACTCTCAATCTGATGAGAAAGACCAAGATGCTATAGAAACTGATGCCATGATCAAG aaaaagacaaaacctTCAAAGccttcaaaaccagaaaaagataaGGAGcccagaaaaggaaaaggaaaaagttcGAAGAAATGA
- the LOC105487733 gene encoding replication factor C subunit 1 isoform X3 produces the protein MLDEEPKTKKARKDTEEGETFSSVQANLNKAEKRKYPHKVKTEQFSDERKSYSPRKQTKYESSKEPQQHSKSSADKIGEVSSPKASSKLAIMKRKEESAYKEIESVASKRKENAVELKGETKTPKKTKSSPAKKESISPEDSEKKRTNYQAYRSYLNREGPKALGSKEIPKGAENCLEGLIFVITGVLESIERDEAKSLIERYGGKVTGNVSKKTNYLVMGRDSGQSKSDKAAALGTKIIDEDGLLNLIRTMPGKKSKYEIAVETEMKKESKLERTPQKNVQGKRKISPSKKESESKKSKPTSKRDSLAKTIKKETDVFWRGLDFKEQVAEETSGDSKARNLADDSSENKVENLLWVDKYKPTSLKTIIGQQGDQSCANKLLRWLRNWHKSSSEDKKHAAKFGKFSGKDDGSSFKAALLSGPPGVGKTTTASLVCQELGYSYVELNASDTRSKSSLKAIVAESLSNTSIKGFYSNGAASSVSTKHALIMDEVDGMAGNEDRGGIQELIGLIKHTKIPIICMCNDRNHPKIRSLVHYCFDLRFQRPRVEQIKGAMMSIAFKEGLKIPPPAMNEIILGANQDIRQVLHNLSMWCARSKALTYDQAKADSHRAKKDIKMGPFDVARKVFAAGEETAHMSLMDKSDLFFHDYSIAPLFVQENYIHVKPVAAGGDMKKHLMLLSRAADSICDGDLVDSQIRSKQNWSLLPTQAIYASVLPGELMRGFMTQFPTFPSWLGKHSSTGKHDRIVQDLALHMSLRTYSSKRTVNMDYLSHLRDALVQPLTLQGVDGVQDVVALMDTYYLMKEDFENIMEISSWGGKPSPFSKLDPKVKAAFTRAYNKEAHLTPYSLQAIKASRHSTSPSLDSEYNEELNEDDSQSDEKDQDAIETDAMIKKKTKPSKPSKPEKDKEPRKGKGKSSKK, from the exons ATGTTGGATGAAGAACCCAAGACCAAAAAG gCTCGAAAGGACACAGAAGAGGGAGAAACATTTTCATCTGTCCAAGCCAAtttaaataaagcagaaaaacgTAAATATCCTCATAAAG tAAAAACAGAACAATTTTCAGATGAAAGAAAGAGCTACAGTCCTAGGAAGCAAACTAAATATGAAAGTTCAAAAGAACCTCAGCAACATTCCAAGTCATCAGCTGACAAAATAGGAGAAGTCTCTTCTCCCAAGGCCAGTTCTAAGCTGGCaattatgaaaagaaaagaagagagcgCTTATAAAGAAATAGAGTCCGTggcctcaaaaagaaaagaaaatgccgtTGAATTGAAAGGAGAGACAAAAACTCCTAAGAAAACCAAAAGTTCTCCAGCTAAAAAAGAG TCTATAAGTCCTGAAGATTCTGAAAAGAAACGCACTAATTATCAAGCTTATCGAAGCTACTTAAATCGAGAAGGTCCCAAGGCTCTGGGCTCCAAAGAAATACCAAAG GGAGCTGAAAATTGCTTGGAAGGCCTTATATTTGTAATCACAGGCGTGCTGGAGTCTATTGAACGAGATGAGGCCAAATCTCTAATTGAACGTTATGGGGGAAAAGTAACAGGAAAtgtcagcaagaaaacaaattacCTTGTCATGGGTCGTGATAGTGGACAGTCCAAGAGTGATAAG GCCGCAGCCCTGGGGACAAAAATTATTGATGAAGATGGCCTGTTGAATCTGATTCGAACTATGCCAGGCAAGAAATCCAAGTACGAAATAGCAGTTGAAACTGAG atgaagaaagagTCCAAACTGGAGAGAACACCCCAAAAAAATGTTcaaggcaaaagaaaaattagtccATCTAAAAAGGAATCGGAATCTAAAAAGAGCAAGCCGACTTCTAAAAGGGACAGTTTGGCaaagacaataaaaaaggaaacagatgTGTTTTGGAGAGGCCTGGATTTCAAGGAGCAGGTGGCCGAGGAAACAAGTGGTGACAGCAAGGCTAGGAATTTGGCTGATGacagcagtgaaaacaaagtGGAAAATTTGCTCTGGGTGGATAAATACAAGCCAACCTCACTCAAGACCATAATTGGACAGCAAGGTGACCAGAGCTGTGCCAACAAACTCCTACGCTGGCTCCGAAACTGGCACAAGAGTTCTTCTGAAGATAAAAAACACG CAGCAAAGTTTGGTAAATTTTCCGGCAAAGATGATGGCTCTAGTTTTAAAGCAGCGTTGCTGTCAGGCCCTCCTGGTGTTGGCAAAACCACCACAGCTTCCCTGGTGTGTCAG GAATTGGGATACAGCTACGTGGAACTGAATGCAAGTGACACCCGGAGTAAGAGCAGTTTGAAGGCGATTGTTGCTGAGTCACTGAGCAATACCAGCATCAAAGGCTTTTATTCAA ATGGAGCAGCCTCTTCAGTAAGCACGAAACATGCTCTCATCATGGATGAAGTAGATGGCATGGCAGGCAATGAGGATAGGGGAGGAATTCAG GAATTAATTGGCCTGATAAAACATACTAAAATTCCCATTATTTGTATGTGCAATGATAGAAATCATCCCAAGATTCGCTCTCTGGTTCATTATTGTTTTGATCTTCGTTTTCAAAGACCTCGGGTTGAACAGATTAAG GGTGCTATGATGTCTATTGCATTTAAAGAAGGTTTAAAGATTCCCCCTCcagcaatgaatgaaataattctGGGAGCCAATCAAGATATCAGACag GTTTTACATAATCTGAGTATGTGGTGTGCACGAAGTAAAGCATTAACCTATGACCAGGCCAAAGCTGATTCTCACAGAGCCAAAAAGGATAtcaaaatg GGCCCATTTGATGTTGCCCGGAAGGTGTTTGCAGCTGGAGAGGAGACTGCTCACATGTCACTTATGGACAAGTCAGATCTCTTTTTTCATGATTATTCAATAGCACCCCTCTTTGTCCAGGAAAATTACATACACGTGAAGCCTGTAGCAGCAGG GGGCGACATGAAAAAGCACTTGATGCTTTTAAGCAGAGCAGCAGACAGCATATGTGATGGTGACTTAGTGGACAGCCAGATCCGGAGTAAGCAAAACTGGAGTCTTCTGCCTACGCAG GCCATTTATGCCAGTGTTCTTCCTGGAGAGTTGATGAGAGGGTTCATGACCCAGTTTCCCACCTTCCCGAGCTGGCTGGGGAAGCACTCGTCTACAGGCAAACACGATCGTATTGTTCAGGACCTGGCCTTGCATATGAGTCTCAG AACTTACTCCAGCAAAAGGACTGTAAACATGGATTATCTGTCACATCTAAGGGATGCACTTGTACAGCCCTTGACCTTACAAGGAGTCGACGGGGTACAGGATGTTGTTGCACTTATGGACACATATTATTTGATGAAAGAAGACTTTGAGAATATCATGGAAATTAGCAGCTGGGGTGGCAAACCTAGTCCCTTTTCAAAGCTGGATCCCAAG GTGAAAGCAGCCTTCACAAGAGCTTACAATAAGGAAGCCCACCTTACTCCATATTCACTTCAAGCTATAAAGGCATCTAGACACAGCACAAGCCCATCCCTGGATTCGGAATACAATGAAGAGTTAAATGAAGATGACTCTCAATCTGATGAGAAAGACCAAGATGCTATAGAAACTGATGCCATGATCAAG aaaaagacaaaacctTCAAAGccttcaaaaccagaaaaagataaGGAGcccagaaaaggaaaaggaaaaagttcGAAGAAATGA